Proteins encoded in a region of the Peptococcus niger genome:
- the coaBC gene encoding bifunctional phosphopantothenoylcysteine decarboxylase/phosphopantothenate--cysteine ligase CoaBC: MKVILAVTGGIAAYKTLPLTSALTKVGCDVQVVLTEHAQKMVLPLPYETLTSRKVISDMFDSNGEDVLAHINLARWADVLVVAPATANIIAKMAHGIADDFLSTLLLAYRGPLLLAPAMNDQMYTHPATQENLKILTSRGVQLLAPTEGALACRTVGIGKMMEPEDILTEILASTVPKTLSGKRILVTAGPTQEKVDPVRYLSNHSSGKMGYAIAQAAKNAGASVTLVSGPVHIQPPKGIKTIPVVSTCDLQKAVLSEFPQCDALIMAAAPSDYRPAVYLDNKMKKAKEAFSLDLTRNPDILSSVADIKQAHQVVVGFAAESQNVEAYAKDKLKRKRLDMIVANDITAANAGFARDVNTVTVIEQDGRISALPTMSKDRLSAEIIQRVDKLLEKRPD; the protein is encoded by the coding sequence ATGAAGGTTATCCTAGCTGTCACAGGCGGTATAGCTGCGTATAAAACCCTACCTCTAACGAGTGCCTTAACCAAGGTCGGCTGTGATGTCCAGGTTGTGCTGACGGAGCATGCGCAAAAAATGGTTTTGCCCTTACCCTACGAAACCTTAACATCGCGGAAAGTGATCTCCGATATGTTTGATTCAAACGGAGAAGATGTATTGGCCCATATTAATTTGGCCCGCTGGGCAGATGTTCTTGTTGTCGCTCCGGCCACGGCAAATATTATCGCTAAGATGGCACACGGGATTGCAGACGATTTTTTATCGACCTTGCTGCTTGCTTATCGCGGCCCACTCTTGCTCGCTCCGGCGATGAACGACCAAATGTACACCCACCCGGCAACGCAGGAAAATTTGAAAATACTGACCTCCCGTGGCGTTCAACTGCTGGCACCAACTGAAGGGGCCTTGGCCTGTCGGACGGTCGGGATTGGTAAAATGATGGAACCGGAAGATATTTTAACAGAGATTTTGGCGTCAACAGTGCCAAAAACACTTAGCGGAAAACGCATTTTGGTGACTGCCGGTCCGACCCAGGAAAAAGTGGACCCGGTGCGTTATTTGAGCAACCACAGTTCCGGGAAAATGGGCTATGCTATTGCGCAAGCGGCCAAGAATGCAGGTGCATCCGTAACCCTGGTCAGCGGCCCGGTGCATATTCAGCCGCCGAAAGGCATTAAAACCATTCCCGTTGTCAGCACCTGCGACTTGCAAAAAGCCGTTTTGTCTGAATTTCCTCAGTGTGATGCATTAATCATGGCGGCGGCACCGTCAGATTATCGGCCGGCTGTCTATTTGGACAATAAAATGAAAAAAGCAAAAGAGGCTTTTTCCTTGGACTTGACGCGCAATCCGGATATTCTGTCATCGGTTGCCGATATTAAGCAAGCCCACCAGGTGGTGGTTGGATTTGCTGCTGAAAGCCAAAACGTTGAGGCTTACGCCAAAGATAAGCTCAAGAGGAAACGGCTGGATATGATTGTCGCGAACGATATCACTGCAGCGAATGCAGGCTTTGCCCGTGATGTGAACACGGTTACGGTCATTGAGCAGGATGGTAGGATAAGCGCTTTACCCACCATGAGCAAAGACCGTTTATCTGCAGAAATTATCCAACGTGTTGACAAATTACTAGAGAAACGACCAGACTAA
- the rpoZ gene encoding DNA-directed RNA polymerase subunit omega yields MIQPSIDELLEEADSKYSLAVIAAKRARELVDGAPRLTDAPTDKSVSIALCEIGEGHISYRFNDDSHLHKPVEE; encoded by the coding sequence ATGATTCAACCGAGTATTGATGAATTGCTTGAAGAAGCAGACAGTAAATATTCCCTTGCCGTTATTGCTGCGAAACGCGCTCGAGAACTGGTGGACGGGGCGCCGCGTTTAACCGATGCACCGACCGATAAGAGCGTATCCATTGCGCTTTGTGAAATCGGCGAAGGGCATATTTCTTATCGCTTTAACGATGACAGCCATCTACATAAACCGGTAGAGGAGTAG
- the gmk gene encoding guanylate kinase, with translation MLDHKKEGIVIVLSGPSGAGKGTLCEHLREKIDINYSISATTRAPRPGEKDKVNYFFMTREAFKQKIKDDGFLEWAEVYNNFYGTPLDYVEQQIAAGKDVMVEIDPQGAKQVKLKKSDAVLVFIMPPSFAELERRIRGRDTETEEQIRHRLGNALNEINTLTAYDYVIVNDNIDEATADLQAIINAEKCRVERNSRIPHQFRVEKEKEHDSTEY, from the coding sequence ATGCTGGATCATAAAAAAGAAGGAATCGTTATCGTTTTATCCGGCCCATCCGGTGCCGGGAAAGGCACTCTGTGCGAGCATTTACGCGAAAAAATTGACATCAACTATTCCATTTCTGCCACAACCAGGGCGCCGCGTCCGGGTGAAAAGGATAAAGTCAATTATTTCTTTATGACGCGTGAGGCCTTTAAGCAGAAAATAAAAGATGATGGTTTTTTAGAATGGGCGGAAGTTTACAATAACTTTTATGGGACGCCCTTGGATTATGTGGAGCAGCAGATTGCCGCCGGTAAAGATGTTATGGTGGAGATAGACCCACAAGGCGCCAAACAGGTTAAACTCAAAAAAAGCGATGCGGTTTTGGTCTTCATTATGCCCCCGTCTTTTGCCGAGCTAGAAAGACGGATACGTGGCCGAGATACAGAAACGGAAGAGCAAATACGCCATCGACTGGGCAATGCCCTAAATGAAATCAATACCTTAACGGCATATGATTATGTGATTGTTAATGATAATATTGATGAGGCCACGGCAGATTTACAGGCTATTATTAATGCTGAAAAATGTCGTGTTGAGCGCAACAGCCGCATCCCACATCAATTTAGGGTGGAAAAGGAGAAAGAACATGATTCAACCGAGTATTGA
- a CDS encoding YicC/YloC family endoribonuclease, which produces MRSMTGFGAGRAENADWRVTVTIHSVNHKRLDLRLLMPQMLRPHEVELRHQFSEKIMRGNVTIEVSLEALTRGQSHWTINETLLATVQDFLQKQVSQGELTRGEWLELLQIPHVLEEKSLEFSDDDAAILFQASAEALANHLQTTTTEGEKLKADMADRLTRFKENLGILVEASPRINAKLEEKLREKLTEVSVAADYNEQRLLEELVYFINRTSIEEELVRLDSHLQKLDELFESDGPIGREADFYLQEMNREVNTCGSKINDSTGSQAVVALKTLIDALREQVQNIA; this is translated from the coding sequence ATGCGCAGCATGACAGGCTTTGGCGCCGGAAGGGCAGAAAACGCCGATTGGCGTGTGACGGTTACCATTCATTCCGTTAACCACAAAAGATTGGACTTGCGTCTTTTAATGCCGCAAATGCTCCGACCCCATGAAGTTGAATTACGCCATCAGTTCAGTGAAAAAATTATGCGTGGAAATGTAACGATAGAAGTGAGCCTTGAGGCCTTGACAAGAGGTCAATCTCACTGGACTATAAATGAGACCCTGCTTGCGACCGTCCAGGATTTTTTACAAAAACAAGTGTCGCAAGGTGAATTAACGCGTGGCGAGTGGTTGGAGCTGCTCCAGATTCCTCATGTCTTGGAAGAAAAAAGCCTTGAGTTTTCTGATGATGACGCGGCTATTTTATTCCAAGCGTCTGCAGAAGCCTTGGCCAATCACCTGCAAACGACCACTACAGAGGGTGAAAAGCTAAAAGCGGATATGGCAGACCGCCTTACACGTTTTAAAGAAAACCTGGGTATTTTAGTGGAGGCATCCCCCCGCATTAATGCCAAGTTAGAAGAAAAGCTGCGGGAAAAGCTGACGGAAGTCTCGGTTGCAGCAGACTATAATGAGCAGCGCCTCTTGGAGGAGTTGGTCTATTTTATAAATCGCACCAGTATTGAAGAAGAGCTGGTCCGTCTGGATAGTCATTTGCAAAAGCTGGATGAACTTTTTGAGAGCGACGGGCCCATTGGACGGGAAGCAGATTTTTATTTGCAGGAAATGAACCGGGAAGTCAATACTTGCGGGTCTAAGATTAACGACAGTACTGGCAGTCAAGCGGTGGTGGCCTTAAAGACCTTGATTGATGCACTGCGCGAGCAGGTACAAAATATTGCTTGA
- a CDS encoding aspartate-semialdehyde dehydrogenase, which yields MKELNLAVVGATGAVGQEILKVIEERKVPYKSIKMLASSRSAGKKLQFMGKEYTVEETTLEVFKGVDVALFAGGPASRAFGRDVQAMGTVVIDNSSTFRLEDDVPLIIPEVNGDAAKDHQGLIASPNCSTTLLVGAINPLHRKAGIKRIILSTYQAVSGAGAAGLSELEEQTRQILNGEPIHPDVFQHQIAFNLIPHIDVWQEADYSKEETKVIHETHKILSDKDMAITVTAVRVPVMRSHAESIYLEFEEKLSPDEARDILQAAPRVVLQDAPQDNIYPMPITATGSDDIFVGRIRKDLYNDHALNMWACFDQIRKGAATNTVQILELLLEKNWI from the coding sequence ATGAAAGAATTAAACCTTGCTGTTGTCGGTGCAACCGGCGCGGTTGGTCAGGAAATACTCAAAGTCATTGAAGAAAGAAAAGTGCCCTACAAATCCATAAAAATGTTGGCCAGCTCCCGGAGCGCGGGGAAAAAACTGCAATTTATGGGGAAAGAGTATACGGTTGAAGAAACGACGTTGGAAGTCTTTAAAGGTGTTGACGTCGCCTTGTTTGCTGGTGGCCCGGCCAGCCGTGCTTTCGGACGGGATGTACAGGCCATGGGCACTGTCGTCATCGATAACAGCAGTACTTTCCGTTTGGAAGACGATGTCCCCTTAATCATACCTGAAGTGAATGGTGACGCCGCAAAAGACCATCAAGGCTTGATTGCCAGCCCCAATTGCTCAACGACCCTACTGGTTGGCGCCATTAACCCTTTGCACCGGAAAGCGGGTATTAAGCGGATTATTTTAAGCACCTATCAGGCGGTTTCAGGTGCCGGCGCTGCAGGCTTAAGTGAACTGGAAGAGCAAACTCGCCAAATTTTGAACGGAGAACCGATTCATCCGGATGTTTTTCAACATCAAATTGCCTTTAACTTAATTCCACATATCGACGTTTGGCAGGAAGCAGACTACAGTAAAGAAGAGACAAAAGTTATTCACGAAACCCATAAAATTCTTTCCGACAAGGATATGGCTATAACCGTCACAGCCGTGCGTGTACCCGTCATGCGAAGCCATGCGGAAAGCATTTATCTGGAATTTGAAGAAAAACTTTCACCGGATGAAGCGCGGGATATTTTGCAGGCTGCACCGCGGGTTGTTCTACAGGATGCACCGCAGGATAATATTTATCCAATGCCGATTACCGCTACCGGAAGCGATGATATTTTTGTAGGGCGTATTCGTAAAGACCTCTACAATGATCATGCGTTAAATATGTGGGCCTGCTTTGATCAAATTAGAAAAGGCGCCGCTACCAATACGGTTCAAATTTTAGAACTTTTACTTGAAAAAAATTGGATTTAA
- a CDS encoding amino acid ABC transporter ATP-binding protein, producing the protein MSEAILRIEKLKKSFGPREVLRQIDMEIMPGEVVCLIGSSGSGKSTLLRCINLLEQPTGGAIYFKDQNILEKKVDQNRYCSKVGMVFQQFNLFNNMTALKNCTYAQMKALGRSEAEAEENAKKYLRQVGMLEFSNALPRQLSGGQKQRVAIARALSMDPEVVLFDEPTSALDPEMVDGILGIMKELAESGLTMIVVTHEMNFAREVADRIVFMNEGVILESGSSEEFFANPKNERTREFLARTAR; encoded by the coding sequence ATGAGCGAAGCCATTTTGCGCATTGAAAAATTGAAAAAATCTTTCGGACCTCGAGAAGTGCTCCGGCAAATTGATATGGAGATTATGCCGGGAGAGGTCGTTTGTCTCATTGGTTCATCCGGCTCCGGGAAATCAACACTTTTGCGGTGCATCAACCTACTTGAGCAGCCTACTGGCGGTGCCATTTATTTTAAAGATCAAAATATCTTGGAAAAGAAAGTGGATCAAAACCGATATTGCTCTAAAGTGGGGATGGTGTTTCAACAATTCAACCTTTTTAACAACATGACAGCCCTCAAAAACTGCACTTATGCTCAAATGAAAGCCTTGGGGCGTTCTGAAGCAGAGGCAGAAGAAAATGCAAAGAAATATTTGCGTCAAGTGGGCATGTTGGAATTTTCCAATGCCTTGCCGCGTCAACTTTCCGGCGGACAAAAACAGCGGGTGGCCATTGCCCGGGCTTTATCCATGGATCCGGAAGTGGTGCTGTTTGATGAACCGACTTCTGCGCTTGACCCTGAAATGGTAGATGGTATTTTAGGGATTATGAAAGAACTGGCAGAAAGCGGTTTAACAATGATCGTTGTTACCCATGAAATGAATTTTGCTCGTGAAGTGGCGGATCGCATTGTCTTTATGAATGAGGGCGTTATTTTAGAAAGCGGGTCATCAGAAGAATTTTTTGCGAATCCGAAAAACGAACGGACGCGTGAATTCCTTGCCAGAACAGCGCGCTGA
- a CDS encoding amino acid ABC transporter permease, which translates to MALFEPIPDILANYSQWYLRGIGVTLLLAVVGTLVGLLIGMLIGMYRVIPIERQSNQLLVVLYKIGRFLTTCYVEFFRSTPMMVQAMFIYFGIAASLFGVKLNILTAGLLIITINTGAYMAEIVRSGIISVDDGQYEAAHSVGLSHWQTMKGIILPQALRNILPTIGNEFIINMKDSCVLSIIGVTEIFYTSQTIGGAMFNVGPPFLIASVIYLVLTLLTTRILALVQRKMDGSDHYELLVDLDGSAYVSRLGKEGKGK; encoded by the coding sequence ATGGCATTATTCGAACCTATTCCGGATATTTTAGCGAATTACAGCCAGTGGTACTTGCGCGGCATTGGGGTAACCTTGCTCTTAGCTGTGGTTGGCACCTTGGTGGGGTTGCTGATTGGCATGCTTATCGGCATGTATCGGGTGATCCCCATTGAGCGTCAGTCCAACCAGCTGTTGGTGGTCTTATATAAAATCGGTCGTTTTTTAACCACCTGCTATGTTGAATTTTTCCGCAGTACGCCGATGATGGTACAGGCCATGTTTATTTATTTTGGGATTGCTGCAAGCCTTTTTGGCGTTAAATTAAATATTTTAACCGCCGGCTTGTTAATCATTACCATTAATACCGGCGCTTATATGGCGGAAATTGTACGCAGTGGGATTATCTCCGTTGATGACGGCCAGTATGAAGCGGCACATTCTGTTGGATTAAGCCATTGGCAAACGATGAAAGGGATTATTTTACCCCAGGCCCTTCGCAATATTTTACCGACCATCGGGAATGAATTCATTATCAACATGAAGGACAGCTGCGTCTTATCCATTATTGGCGTAACAGAAATTTTCTACACCTCGCAAACCATAGGTGGGGCGATGTTCAATGTAGGCCCTCCTTTCTTGATTGCTTCCGTCATTTACCTGGTATTGACCCTGCTGACGACGCGGATCTTGGCCCTAGTCCAACGCAAGATGGATGGCAGCGATCATTATGAATTGCTGGTAGATTTAGACGGAAGTGCCTATGTGAGCCGTCTCGGGAAGGAAGGTAAAGGCAAATGA
- a CDS encoding transporter substrate-binding domain-containing protein gives MKLKKMLATVLAMALAVSVVACGNDNGGNASSEATSAAASDSTGLATVEKGKLLIAMEAQYPPFNWTQVDDSNNAAPIKGSNTYANGYDIQIAQLIAKDLGLKLEVVKLPWDSLSPAVQSGTADLVMAGMSPTAKRRETVNFSEPYYLSQLVIVVKKDSPLAKAKTKSDFKDAKITAQVNTFHATALQQLTEADIQKPMKDFSTMREALKSGIIDGYVSEKVEGLSAQNAIPEFTFVEFDKDNAFKTDPNDIAIAAAVKKGNDALLEAVNNALKNISDKDREAIMEKAIKDQPAA, from the coding sequence ATGAAACTCAAGAAAATGTTGGCTACTGTACTTGCAATGGCACTCGCAGTATCTGTGGTGGCTTGCGGAAATGACAATGGTGGTAATGCTTCATCAGAAGCAACATCCGCTGCTGCATCCGACAGCACCGGTTTGGCCACTGTTGAAAAAGGAAAACTTTTGATTGCTATGGAAGCTCAATACCCGCCGTTTAACTGGACACAGGTGGACGACAGCAACAATGCTGCCCCGATTAAAGGCAGCAATACCTACGCCAATGGCTATGATATTCAAATTGCTCAATTAATCGCAAAAGACCTCGGCTTGAAACTTGAAGTTGTTAAATTACCGTGGGATTCTCTGTCTCCGGCCGTTCAATCGGGTACAGCTGACCTGGTGATGGCCGGCATGAGCCCGACAGCCAAACGTCGTGAAACGGTTAATTTTTCCGAGCCCTATTATTTAAGCCAATTGGTTATTGTGGTTAAAAAAGACAGTCCCTTGGCAAAAGCCAAAACCAAGAGTGACTTCAAAGATGCTAAAATTACCGCTCAGGTGAATACCTTCCATGCCACTGCCTTACAGCAGTTGACCGAAGCCGATATTCAAAAACCGATGAAAGATTTCAGCACCATGCGGGAGGCCTTAAAATCCGGTATCATTGATGGCTATGTATCTGAAAAGGTTGAAGGGTTATCCGCTCAAAACGCCATCCCGGAATTTACCTTTGTTGAGTTTGACAAGGACAATGCCTTCAAAACCGATCCTAACGATATTGCCATTGCAGCAGCCGTTAAAAAAGGTAACGATGCGCTTTTGGAAGCCGTTAATAACGCTTTGAAAAACATCAGCGATAAAGATCGCGAAGCCATTATGGAGAAAGCGATTAAAGATCAACCGGCTGCCTAA
- a CDS encoding XTP/dITP diphosphatase, which translates to MLTLILATHNENKRKEMAAMLKNLPIHVLSLNDYPDIGEIVENGKTFAENAAIKAQTVANLTGQLALADDSGLEVDALDGAPGIYSARFAGLDHDDAANNALLLKKMAAVPTEKRQAHFTCVMALTLPDEKPIFVRGQLDGVILHQAAGSGGFGYDPLFFVPTYMKSLAEMSAEEKNAISHRGRACAKVIPLLEAYADGGQLPRG; encoded by the coding sequence ATGCTCACTTTGATTTTGGCAACACACAATGAAAATAAGCGAAAAGAAATGGCAGCCATGTTGAAAAACTTGCCAATTCATGTTTTGAGTTTAAACGATTACCCGGATATTGGAGAAATTGTTGAAAATGGCAAGACCTTTGCCGAGAATGCCGCCATTAAGGCACAGACCGTGGCAAACTTAACCGGCCAATTGGCTCTAGCAGATGATTCAGGTTTGGAAGTAGATGCGTTGGACGGTGCGCCTGGTATTTATTCTGCCCGCTTTGCAGGATTGGATCATGACGACGCGGCCAACAATGCCTTGCTCTTGAAAAAAATGGCAGCTGTTCCGACAGAAAAGCGGCAAGCGCATTTTACCTGTGTCATGGCCCTGACCTTACCAGATGAAAAGCCGATTTTTGTTCGAGGTCAGCTGGACGGGGTTATTCTTCACCAGGCTGCTGGCAGTGGTGGCTTTGGCTACGATCCCCTGTTTTTTGTACCGACCTATATGAAGTCATTGGCAGAGATGTCTGCAGAAGAAAAGAATGCCATCAGCCATCGAGGCCGCGCATGTGCCAAGGTTATTCCACTCCTAGAAGCCTACGCAGATGGTGGGCAACTTCCGAGGGGTTGA
- a CDS encoding ABC transporter ATP-binding protein, translating into MMAFIWKYIKQDSALLLLAPFLMLLSVAADLLQPKLMADIVDIGVANGDVTFIKGKALIMLITTFGGLLAGISSYYLAARSTARAGERIRSALFSRIMTFSHKELDYFSVPTLITRMTNDVSHVQGVILSIQNTFIQVPFLLIGGLFMAITLSQRLSLIFLVAIPALISTIALVLVRAVKVFPVVQKKLDAMNRIARETLLGMPIIKGYLAEPLERQRFDKANQDLYDWQLKSALLMILMSPFIMITFNFSTVAVLWMGGYQVYGGQLEVGKIMAFSTYLSQILMAVMMSSFVIYMFSQAQASLARLQEVIDSGSSIVSPTQPQKSQGYTLIFDDVSFRFDEQSPKSTLENINLSISENERIGIVGPTGSGKSTLVGLMLRFYDPQRGKITLGGVPLKDLDLLALRKKIGLVQQENTVLSGSIEENLKIAAPDASPDDMQKALDQAMASELYINRVGGLTTAIQQRGKDLSGGQQQRLSIARVLLQKPEILILDDSTSALDVLTEKRFLDALDDQKAHQTQVIIAQRISTLQRCDRIVVMNCGKIEAIGDHESLLKTSPTYMAIAENQSDRKVSA; encoded by the coding sequence ATGATGGCTTTTATTTGGAAATATATCAAACAGGATTCGGCTTTATTGCTCTTAGCGCCTTTTCTAATGCTTTTATCGGTGGCTGCTGATTTATTGCAACCGAAGCTGATGGCCGATATCGTCGACATTGGTGTTGCCAATGGTGACGTAACCTTTATTAAGGGCAAGGCCCTTATCATGCTAATAACAACTTTTGGCGGCTTATTGGCCGGAATTTCTTCTTATTATTTGGCAGCCCGCTCAACAGCCCGTGCCGGCGAACGAATCCGCTCGGCTCTTTTTTCACGCATCATGACTTTTTCTCATAAAGAATTGGATTATTTTTCCGTTCCCACTTTAATTACACGGATGACCAATGATGTCAGTCATGTGCAAGGGGTTATTCTGTCTATCCAAAATACCTTTATTCAGGTTCCTTTTCTCTTAATAGGCGGTCTGTTTATGGCCATTACATTGAGCCAGCGCCTATCGCTTATCTTTTTGGTTGCCATTCCGGCGCTCATTTCAACGATTGCCCTGGTCTTGGTCAGAGCAGTAAAGGTTTTTCCGGTGGTACAAAAAAAGTTGGATGCCATGAACCGTATTGCACGGGAAACACTTCTCGGAATGCCGATTATCAAGGGGTATTTGGCTGAACCCTTAGAACGCCAACGATTTGACAAGGCCAATCAAGATCTCTACGATTGGCAGCTAAAGTCTGCCCTGCTCATGATCTTAATGTCCCCTTTTATTATGATAACCTTTAATTTTTCCACGGTTGCGGTTCTGTGGATGGGGGGATACCAGGTCTATGGCGGCCAATTAGAAGTCGGTAAAATCATGGCCTTTTCAACCTATCTGTCACAAATTCTGATGGCGGTAATGATGAGTTCTTTTGTGATTTATATGTTCTCACAGGCACAGGCCTCTTTAGCCCGCCTCCAGGAAGTCATCGACAGTGGGAGCAGTATTGTTTCTCCGACCCAGCCACAAAAATCTCAAGGCTATACCTTGATTTTTGACGACGTTTCTTTTCGATTTGATGAGCAATCCCCAAAAAGCACTTTAGAAAATATCAATCTCAGCATTTCAGAAAATGAACGCATCGGCATTGTTGGGCCTACTGGTTCAGGAAAATCAACTCTAGTTGGCTTGATGCTGCGCTTTTATGATCCGCAAAGGGGAAAAATCACATTAGGCGGGGTTCCGTTAAAAGACCTGGACCTCTTGGCCTTGCGTAAAAAGATCGGCCTCGTGCAACAGGAAAATACCGTTTTATCGGGAAGTATTGAAGAAAATTTAAAGATTGCTGCGCCAGATGCAAGTCCGGATGATATGCAAAAGGCCTTGGATCAAGCCATGGCGTCTGAACTCTACATCAACCGGGTCGGTGGATTGACCACAGCCATCCAGCAACGTGGTAAGGATTTGTCCGGTGGCCAGCAACAGCGTCTGTCAATTGCCCGGGTCTTGTTGCAAAAACCTGAAATACTTATTTTAGATGACAGCACCAGCGCTTTAGATGTCCTGACGGAAAAGCGCTTTTTGGATGCACTGGATGACCAAAAGGCACATCAAACCCAAGTCATCATCGCCCAACGCATCAGCACCTTACAACGCTGTGACCGCATTGTCGTTATGAACTGCGGCAAAATTGAAGCCATTGGAGACCATGAAAGCTTGCTGAAAACGAGCCCCACTTACATGGCCATTGCTGAAAATCAATCAGATCGGAAGGTGAGCGCATGA
- a CDS encoding ABC transporter ATP-binding protein: MSRHRRKAYRETPATAQNTWATFRRLVRYFRNSLGLILLASLANALVTGLTILSMYLMGVAIDKYILRMDLVGLGHLCLGMALLFICTSTLSYADTRIMAVVAQKISKSLRTSIFAQFLRLPLSYFDKQSSGDLMSRLTNDVDNINQTLSTSISSVLEAMINLIGIFIAMMLLSPALTGWSMLILPFVILSTRIVVYFSARYYRSLQKNLGAVNGYAEEHISAQKMLLLYDTQKSIERDFTQLNAQLADAYKKAQAVSVLRPITGFLNNLIFLLVTLIGSYIIIKDGSLTVGILFSFLMYMRRFTRPLNELAALFNTIQSAIAGAERIFTLLDATPEDDTGLKDYDFKGGAISYDHVSFGYAADKEVLHDISFDIAGGETVALVGATGSGKTTIAGLLNRYYDPVQGAIYLDGQDTRSLKRQSLRNHIGLVLQDTFLFTESVADNIRYSRPKATEDDVIAAAKAAGADDFIRQLPHGYETTLKDNGSNLSGGQRQLLAVSRAMLADKPLLILDEATSSIDTKTEKIVQASFAELTKGRTTMIIAHRLSTIRNADHIIVIDDGRILEQGNHQTLLEKGGAYARMHASQALPEPVGMPAG; encoded by the coding sequence ATGAGCAGACATCGCCGAAAAGCTTATCGGGAGACACCGGCTACCGCCCAAAATACATGGGCAACATTCCGCCGACTGGTCCGCTATTTTCGCAATTCACTGGGGCTGATACTGCTTGCTTCTCTTGCAAATGCCTTGGTAACCGGCTTAACCATCTTGAGCATGTACTTGATGGGGGTTGCCATTGACAAGTATATTCTGCGTATGGATTTGGTCGGCTTAGGCCACCTGTGCCTCGGCATGGCCCTTCTTTTCATCTGTACGTCTACCTTGAGCTATGCCGACACACGAATTATGGCGGTCGTCGCGCAAAAAATTTCCAAATCACTGCGCACTTCGATATTTGCTCAATTTTTACGCCTTCCGTTGAGCTATTTTGACAAGCAAAGTTCCGGTGATTTAATGAGCCGGCTGACCAATGACGTGGACAACATCAACCAAACCTTGTCCACGAGCATCAGCTCGGTTTTAGAAGCGATGATTAACCTCATTGGTATTTTTATTGCCATGATGCTCCTGTCCCCGGCGCTGACCGGTTGGAGCATGCTGATTTTACCCTTTGTCATACTGAGCACACGCATTGTTGTCTATTTTTCAGCGCGCTATTATCGCAGCTTGCAGAAAAATTTAGGTGCTGTAAACGGCTATGCGGAAGAACATATTTCCGCCCAAAAAATGCTGCTTCTATATGATACACAAAAAAGTATTGAACGGGACTTTACCCAACTGAATGCCCAATTGGCAGATGCCTATAAAAAGGCACAAGCGGTTTCCGTGCTGAGGCCAATTACCGGTTTTTTAAACAACCTCATCTTCCTTTTGGTCACCTTAATCGGCAGTTATATAATCATCAAGGACGGGTCCTTAACCGTTGGGATTCTTTTTTCTTTTTTAATGTACATGCGGCGTTTTACGCGCCCCCTCAATGAGCTGGCGGCCCTTTTTAATACAATTCAATCGGCCATTGCCGGGGCGGAAAGGATTTTCACCCTGCTTGATGCCACCCCTGAAGACGATACCGGCTTGAAAGATTATGATTTTAAAGGCGGTGCCATCAGCTATGACCACGTTTCATTCGGTTATGCAGCAGATAAAGAAGTCCTGCATGATATTTCTTTTGACATTGCTGGCGGGGAAACGGTGGCCCTGGTTGGCGCAACGGGTTCCGGGAAAACCACTATTGCCGGTTTGCTGAACCGCTACTATGACCCTGTGCAAGGGGCCATCTACTTGGACGGGCAAGACACGCGCAGCCTAAAACGCCAGTCCTTGCGCAATCATATCGGGCTTGTGCTCCAGGACACCTTTCTGTTTACCGAATCGGTAGCGGATAACATCCGCTATAGCCGTCCGAAGGCGACGGAGGATGACGTCATCGCTGCAGCCAAAGCGGCCGGAGCCGATGACTTTATTCGGCAATTACCCCATGGCTATGAGACCACTTTAAAAGATAATGGCAGCAATCTTTCCGGCGGGCAGCGGCAGCTTTTAGCCGTCAGTCGCGCCATGCTTGCCGATAAACCGCTGCTCATCCTGGATGAAGCCACCTCCTCCATCGATACAAAAACGGAAAAAATCGTTCAGGCCTCTTTTGCAGAATTGACCAAAGGACGTACAACCATGATCATTGCCCACCGGCTGTCAACCATCCGGAACGCCGATCACATTATCGTCATCGATGACGGGCGTATTTTGGAGCAAGGCAACCACCAGACCTTACTCGAAAAAGGTGGTGCTTATGCCCGAATGCACGCCAGCCAAGCTTTACCGGAACCAGTAGGAATGCCAGCCGGATAA